A genomic window from Cotesia glomerata isolate CgM1 linkage group LG7, MPM_Cglom_v2.3, whole genome shotgun sequence includes:
- the LOC123268719 gene encoding cytochrome c oxidase copper chaperone: MGNSAAKTEVNVTEVSDKPKDDKKLKPCCACPETKQIRDKCIIEKGESECGHLIEAHKACMRYYGFNI, encoded by the exons atgggtAATTCTGCTGCGAAAACTGAAGTTAATGTGACAGAAGTTAGTGATAAACCTAAAGATGACAAGAAATTAAAACCTTGCTGTGCCTGTCCGGAGACAAAACAAATCCGTGATAAATG tataatcGAAAAAGGTGAATCCGAATGTGGACATTTAATAGAAGCACACAAGGCTTGTATGCGTTACTAtggatttaatatataa